In Acidobacteriota bacterium, a single genomic region encodes these proteins:
- a CDS encoding PadR family transcriptional regulator — LCNSYSRWKAKEKRTIMPAPKRDKQMDDPQAHLPLTALAFHILLALGEEPLHGYAIIQDIEERTEGAMKLRSGTLYTAIRRLEADGLLTATDRRPAPDRDDQRRNYFRLTALGREVAELESRRLAGLLSTARNRRLFQPSQGES, encoded by the coding sequence CCTTTGTAACAGCTATAGTCGTTGGAAAGCCAAGGAGAAGAGGACGATCATGCCCGCACCCAAGCGAGACAAGCAGATGGATGATCCTCAGGCCCACCTGCCCCTGACGGCCCTGGCCTTCCACATTCTGCTGGCCCTGGGGGAAGAGCCGCTGCACGGCTACGCCATCATCCAGGACATCGAAGAGCGCACCGAGGGCGCCATGAAGCTGCGCTCGGGAACCCTCTACACGGCCATACGGCGGCTGGAGGCTGATGGGCTGCTGACGGCTACCGACCGCCGTCCCGCGCCCGACCGCGACGACCAGAGACGCAATTACTTCAGGCTCACGGCCTTGGGTCGGGAAGTGGCTGAGCTCGAATCGCGCCGCCTGGCGGGTCTGCTTTCCACGGCCCGGAACCGCAGGCTCTTCCAGCCCAGCCAGGGGGAGTCGTGA